The genomic region ATTAACTGAGGCTTTCTGGTATTGGTTAAAGCTTGGATTTATAAGCTTTGGAGGTCCAGCAGGACAAATTGCTATAATGCATCAGGATCTTGTTGAACGCATGCGATGGATTTCAGAGCGGCGATTTTTGCATGCCTTAAATTATTGCATGTTACTACCAGGTCCCGAAGCTCAGCAGCTTGCAATTTATATAGGGTGGTTATTACATCGCACGTGGGGTGGAATTATTGCCGGAGTCTTATTTGTATTACCTTCTTTAGTCATTCTTATTATACTTTCCTGGGTTTATGTCGCATTTGGAGATGTTTCCATTGTGGCTGGTATATTTTATGGGATAAAACCAGCAGTGACAGCCATCGTAGTTCAAGCAGCTTATCGAGTTGGATCAAGGACGATTAAAAATAGCGTTTTATTATCAGTCGCAATAGCTTCATTTATAGCAATTTTTGCTTTAAAAGTTCCATTCCCGATAATTGTAGCTTCTGCGGCTCTTATAGGTTTTATCGGTGGAAAGTTCATACCCAAACACTTTCATATCGGTAATGCACATACGAAAGCAAATGTTTCCTATGGTGCGGCATTAATCGATGACCACACACCGCCGCCTGAACATGCACGCTTTATCTGGTCAAGATTAATTATAATTGCATTAGCAGGAATAATGCTCTGGCTAATCCCAATAAGCCTATTGACAGTGAATCATGGTTGGGATCACACATTTACTCAAATGGGTTGGTTTTTCACAAAGGCTGCATTACTAACTTTCGGCGGTGCTTATGCAGTTTTACCCTATATCTATCAAGGAGCAGTCGAGTTCTATGGATGGCTTACACCAGCACAAATGATCGATGGTTTAGCACTAGGAGAAGCAACACCGGGGCCATTAATAATGGTAGTAGCATTTGTAGCGTTTATTGGAGGATATGTAAAAGAACTCCTAGGATCGGATATGCTGTTTTTGGCAGGCTCGTTATCAGCAATTATCTTCACTTGGTTTACATTTTTACCATCATTTATTTTTATTCTTGCAGGCGGACCCATTGTCGAGTCAACACATAATGATTTAAGGTTCACAGCGCCATTAACTGCGATCACAGCAGCAATTGTGGGAGTTATCCTAAATTTAGCACTATTCTTTGGATATCATGTTTTATGGCCGCAAGGGTTTAGCGGCACATTTGATTGGATATCAGCGCTGATCGCCTTAGTAGCTGCGGTTGCTTTATTTCAGTTTAAGCGAAACGTACTTGAAGTAATCTTTGTTTGTGCTGTTATTGGACTTAGTGTAAAAACAATTTTTATATAAAACCGTTTAACAAGATAGTGGAGTTTAAAATGAATCGGCGGTACAGCAAAGCCGCCCACCGTATTTGACTCATTTACGCATCCCTACGGATAAAGGTTGATTGTATTTCACTGGCGTAAAGGATCTGTTTAATGGAGAACTGGTAAGCTACGCTATGAATGAAAGAATGACTAAAGATTTAGTTATACAAGCTTTGTTTCATACAACTGCAAGTAAACATCCCGGTAACGGACTAATTGTTCGAGACCTTTGCACGGTGTCATGAGCGGTACGAGAATAAGGCAAAAATTTGCGAAAAAGCGGAGTTTACACGGGGTAAATGAGCATTTTTCGCAAATTTTTAACGCAATTATCGTGCCGCGTAGTAACCGTGCAAAGGTCTCTGTTCATTCAGATTGTAGCAGCCAATACTGTGTACATGATTACCAGAATTTATTGCAACAATTTGGCATGATCGCTTCCATGAGTCGTAAAGGTGATTGCTATGATAATACGCCGATGGAAAGTTTCTGGGGAATACTTAAAACCGAGCTGGTGCGCCGCCGGAAATTCAAAACACGGCATAAGCCCGTCAGGAGATTGCCGAATATATCGAGATCTTCTATAACCGACTGCGCAAACAAGAAAGATTTGGGCTATATCGCCCACACAATTTATGCAGCGACAGTGCGCAAGTCTACTCGCTGCTTAAATCAATGGACTCCATTTTTGGAAGCACACATCATATGACTCGATTTAAGAAAATTAAAATTCCAATCCAGAAACGTAACGCTTTATTTTAGAAAATACGAGTACCAAAGTTCTCAAAATAATATTGATCAATTTCATCACGAGAAAATTGGTGATTCTGTCCGCCGCGCTGGGCGATTTTTAAGGAACCCATTAACGAACCCAATTGACCTGTGGTTTGCCAGTCCAGATTATTGACGATACCGTATAGCAATCCAGCGCGATAGGCATCGCCGCAGCCAGTGGGATCGACGATTTCTTTAGGTTTAACACTAGAGATCACAAATTTCTTGCCATCGGCGTAAATAAGGGAGCCTTGCGCGCCCAGAGTGATGATTAGGGCTTTGACTTTGTTCGCTAAGGATTCCAGATTAATTCCCGTACGGTCTTGCAGCATCTGACCTTCATAGTCATTGACGGCGATGTAATCGGCTTTGTCGATAAAATCAAGTAGCTCCTCTCCGTTATACATCGGCAGTCCCTGTCCCGGATCAAAAACAAACGGAATGTCAGTTTTGTAAAATTCGCCCGCATGCTGCATCATACCGTCGCGTCCGTCCGGCGCAATAATGCCCAACTGAATATCACGGGTTTCCTGCACGGAATTAAGATGCGAGAAGTTCATCGCTCCCGGATGAAATGCGGTGATTTGATTATCATCCAGATCAGTGGTAATAAAGGCTTGCGCAGTGAAAGTATCGGCTACGTGCAATACGTGTTCTTGGGTCAGGTTTAATCGTTCAAACCGTGTGGCATAAGGCGCATAATCATCGCCGACGGTAGCCATCATGACAGGCTCGCCCCCCAGCATTTTCAGATTGTATGCAATATTACCGGCACAGCCTCCGAATTCGCGGCGCATTTCAGGAACTAAAAATGCGACATTTAATACGTGAATTTTCTCAGGCAAAATGTGATTCTTAAATTGATCCTGGAAAACCATAATATTATCGTAAGCGATAGAACCACATATCAATGTGCGCATTATTCGGTTTTTACCTCAATCAATGGGATTTGACTTAACTGCGTCAGACACCCTGCTGCTTCCAGGCCAAATCCGGTTCACGCGCAGCCTTGACATCATCCAGCTTACGTACCGGCATAGTATGCGGCGCGCCTTTCACCATATCCGGTTGTGTTTCGATTTCCTGCAGGATTTCTTTCATTGATGTGACAAAAGCATCCAGCGTCTCTTTGGATTCCGTTTCGGCTGGTTCGATTAACAAGCATTCGGGAACCAACAGTGGAAAATATGTCGTTGGGGCATGATAACCTTTATCGAGCAGGCGTTTGGCCAGATTCATAGCGGTTACGCCGGTTTTATCCTTGATATCCTTCAGCGTTACGATGAATTCATGGCTGGCGCGGCGATTCGGATAAGCAATTTCAAATCCCGCTTTGCGCAATTCAGCCATCAAATAGTTGGCATTCAGTGTGGCAAACTCGGAAATGCGATGCATCCCATCCAATCCCAGTAAGCGAACATAGATATATGCACGTAGCAGCACACCGGCATTCCCCATGTGTGCGGACAATCGGCCAATAGATTGCGGTTTGTCCTTTTCAGTAATCCAGCGATAAGTATCACCTTCCTTGGCAACAATGGGAATCGGCATAAAAGGTAACAAGCGTTCAGCCACGCCTACCGGCGCAGAACCCGGACCTCCACCGCCATGCGGAGTCGAAAAGGTTTTGTGCAGATTGATATGGATCACATCAAAGCCCATATCACCCGGTTTCACTTTACCCAATACCGCATTCAGATTGGCGCCGTCGTAATACAGCAAGCCACCCGCCTGATGCACCACACGACTCATTTCAGCAACATTTTTTTCAAACACGCCTAAAGTCGATGGGTTAGTTAGCATCAGCCCGGCAGTTTTTGGCCCAACGGCGGCTTTCAATGCGTCCAGATCCACATTACCATCTTTGTCGGTAGCGATCTCCACTACTTTGAAACCGCACATCACTGCAGTAGCCGGATTTGTACCATGCGCTGCATCGGGCACAATGATTTCAGTGCGTTCAAAATCGCCGCGCGATTCGTGATAGGCACGAATCATCATAACGCCAATCAATTCCCCCTGGGCACCCGCCATCGGTGTCAGGCTGACACCGGCCATGCCGGTAACCGATTTCAGGATTTCCTGCAACTCATACATGCACGCAAGATAACCTTGTCCGGTGTCTTCAGGTGCCAGTGGATGCCGGGATAGAAACTGCGGCAACATCGCTAATGAATTACACGCGCGCGGATTGTATTTCATCGTGCATGAACCTAGAGGATAAAACTCGGTATCAATCGAAAAATTCTTTTGTGATAAGCGAGTGAAGTGACGCACCGTATCCATCTCGGAAACTTCCGGCAGCAGCACTTTCGATTTGCGCTGCAGATTCTGCGG from Nitrosomonas ureae harbors:
- the gcvPB gene encoding aminomethyl-transferring glycine dehydrogenase subunit GcvPB, with product MLIFEHSRPGRFNYSQSPAKPASKSAIPQNLQRKSKVLLPEVSEMDTVRHFTRLSQKNFSIDTEFYPLGSCTMKYNPRACNSLAMLPQFLSRHPLAPEDTGQGYLACMYELQEILKSVTGMAGVSLTPMAGAQGELIGVMMIRAYHESRGDFERTEIIVPDAAHGTNPATAVMCGFKVVEIATDKDGNVDLDALKAAVGPKTAGLMLTNPSTLGVFEKNVAEMSRVVHQAGGLLYYDGANLNAVLGKVKPGDMGFDVIHINLHKTFSTPHGGGGPGSAPVGVAERLLPFMPIPIVAKEGDTYRWITEKDKPQSIGRLSAHMGNAGVLLRAYIYVRLLGLDGMHRISEFATLNANYLMAELRKAGFEIAYPNRRASHEFIVTLKDIKDKTGVTAMNLAKRLLDKGYHAPTTYFPLLVPECLLIEPAETESKETLDAFVTSMKEILQEIETQPDMVKGAPHTMPVRKLDDVKAAREPDLAWKQQGV
- the chrA gene encoding chromate efflux transporter; this translates as MDESQKHISSSAKATPPRQVTLTEAFWYWLKLGFISFGGPAGQIAIMHQDLVERMRWISERRFLHALNYCMLLPGPEAQQLAIYIGWLLHRTWGGIIAGVLFVLPSLVILIILSWVYVAFGDVSIVAGIFYGIKPAVTAIVVQAAYRVGSRTIKNSVLLSVAIASFIAIFALKVPFPIIVASAALIGFIGGKFIPKHFHIGNAHTKANVSYGAALIDDHTPPPEHARFIWSRLIIIALAGIMLWLIPISLLTVNHGWDHTFTQMGWFFTKAALLTFGGAYAVLPYIYQGAVEFYGWLTPAQMIDGLALGEATPGPLIMVVAFVAFIGGYVKELLGSDMLFLAGSLSAIIFTWFTFLPSFIFILAGGPIVESTHNDLRFTAPLTAITAAIVGVILNLALFFGYHVLWPQGFSGTFDWISALIALVAAVALFQFKRNVLEVIFVCAVIGLSVKTIFI
- a CDS encoding carbohydrate kinase family protein is translated as MRTLICGSIAYDNIMVFQDQFKNHILPEKIHVLNVAFLVPEMRREFGGCAGNIAYNLKMLGGEPVMMATVGDDYAPYATRFERLNLTQEHVLHVADTFTAQAFITTDLDDNQITAFHPGAMNFSHLNSVQETRDIQLGIIAPDGRDGMMQHAGEFYKTDIPFVFDPGQGLPMYNGEELLDFIDKADYIAVNDYEGQMLQDRTGINLESLANKVKALIITLGAQGSLIYADGKKFVISSVKPKEIVDPTGCGDAYRAGLLYGIVNNLDWQTTGQLGSLMGSLKIAQRGGQNHQFSRDEIDQYYFENFGTRIF